The Macadamia integrifolia cultivar HAES 741 chromosome 4, SCU_Mint_v3, whole genome shotgun sequence genome contains the following window.
cTTGAGAGTAATGAATAATTCTCTCCATTCCCGATCCACCAATATCCTCTTGCACGCCTTAATATGCAACTCTCTTGGGATATCATTCATGGTTTCCAATAATCTAACACAAGTAGAAGTGCTGAAATCTGTGGTATTTGGAGTGAGACCCATTGGAGTTGAGCTAGGGGTTGAAGTATTCTTGTTTGCTACTGActcggctagggtttgtatggCGCGTTCAATACCAGTTGTCCTACTCTTCTTCCTATATCCtgtaggtgtcctatcaagtcTTCTGTTGACTCTAGGACGATCAGTTCTTGGATCTTGGCTTTCATAATAATCTGTTGGCAAGGTATTAGCCAATAGAGTAGTTGGAATTACATCTACATCTGCATCCACCTCATCATCAACACCTCTCGATTCCTCTTCAAACCTGAAATCAGATTCATTCCCAAATCCTCCTATCCCACTAGCATATGAATCCCCAAAAATTATACATAGttcaggccaatgtggtagcccaTTCCTCCTAAACTTTGACCAATCACGATTTGCctgaaaattttacaaactagctattagataaaattacaccgaatattaaaaaatcatataaaagtaTAGTATACCTTGATGTGTACATCCCAAAcactctcatcttcaactgTACAGGTCCTCGTCACAGAATTCCAACCAAAACCTGTAGTATCCAGTAGTTTCTTGAAAGCGCTGTAATCGAATCgcattttattcatcttattcCTTAATTGAACCATCGTAAATGACCGATTAGTTTTTTCCTCAAGCCCCTTCTTGATATTGTTCCACCCACCTTTATTGAAAGTGCTGGAACTCTTATTACCAACTTTCACTTGTTCAACCATTAATTTCAGGAGATAATCTTGTTCGCTTTGAGTCCATTTTGCTGCCTCGTTATTAGCTCTCGAAGTGGATGTCATtactctaaaattagaaacacatctcattatagcctaaaaatagaaatacatgTCTTTTCTGGTATTTGTTTATATCatgctcaagaacttcaaattgatctttccatcattctcatcaaaATAGAATACTCTAATCataataaaagccctcttccaggtccaaaatatcaatatcattaAGCACTGAAATTTACA
Protein-coding sequences here:
- the LOC122076303 gene encoding uncharacterized protein At2g29880-like; this encodes MTSTSRANNEAAKWTQSEQDYLLKLMVEQVKVGNKSSSTFNKGGWNNIKKGLEEKTNRSFTMVQLRNKMNKMRFDYSAFKKLLDTTGFGWNSVTRTCTVEDESVWDVHIKANRDWSKFRRNGLPHWPELCIIFGDSYASGIGGFGNESDFRFEEESRGVDDEVDADVDVIPTTLLANTLPTDYYESQDPRTDRPRVNRRLDRTPTGYRKKSRTTGIERAIQTLAESVANKNTSTPSSTPMGLTPNTTDFSTSTCVRLLETMNDIPRELHIKACKRILLNFTSIVVAKILLDASSSKYLLHHLIIMHVG